A section of the Marmota flaviventris isolate mMarFla1 chromosome 19, mMarFla1.hap1, whole genome shotgun sequence genome encodes:
- the LOC139702897 gene encoding uncharacterized protein has translation MKSLLSKVYPPAGVELGTLWPTGEAGSLALSTQVLKEMALGTKSIALIAASRRSKAQDWEGNSRRSSRHLLEEATLDSRDLKPSTTPDPTLADRSWPHASPRRDHSMERKSRRKRSPSLTWSVHSEKLQPHSVEHLVDSQLPPAHLQQSKSPGKSFLPAVPVASKIKPSLSFHTDENTLHVPEVSFSFPSAMWQSSTGPSRPPLLPRDIRGLWCSQKIET, from the exons ATGAAGAGCCTGCTGTCCAAGGTGTACCCCCCAGCTGGGGTGGAGCTGGGCACCCTGTGGCCAACAGGGGAGGCTGGCAGCCTAGCCCTGAGCACCCAGGTGCTCAAGGAGATGGCCCTGGGCACCAAAAGCATTGCCCTCATTGCAGCCAGCCGACGCTCCAAAGCACAGGATTGGGAGGGCAACAGCAGGCGCTCCTCCCGCCACCTCCTAGAGGAGGCAACCCTGGATTCCAGAGACCTGAAGCCCAGCACCACCCCTGACCCCACCCTGGCAGATAGGAGCTGGCCCCATGCCAGCCCACGCAGGGACCATTCCATGGAAAGGAAGTCCAGGAGGAAACGCTCACCCTCGCTTACCTGGAGCGTGCATTCG GAGAAACTTCAGCCCCACTCTGTGGAGCACCTGGTGGACAGCCAGCTGCCCCCAGCGCACCTTCAGCAGTCAAAGTCGCCAGGAAAAAGCTTTCTCCCTGCTGTCCCCGTGGCCTCCAAGATAaaacccagcctcagtttccacacaG ATGAGAACACACTCCACGTGCCTGAAGTCAGCTTCAGCTTCCCCAGCGCCATGTGGCAGAGCAGCACAGGCCCAAGCAGGCCACCCCTCCTGCCCAGGGACATCCGAG GACTCTGGTGTTCACAGAAGATAGAGACTTGA